GTTACATCATTCATGATTGTATAGCCGAGAACATGATCCAATGCATCATCTTCTGAGATATTGCGTCCCGGCTTGCCTATTACCACGGCTAATTCACCTTCGTACTGAATCTCTCCGGCCCAATTGGGAATGCGAATAAAGTCACCTGAACCTATTATGGCGGTTGTTGCTTTCATAAAAACAGTAGGCTCTGCCGGTTGTTCGCTTTTCAGCTCTTCGGCGTGTTCCTTGTAGTTATAACCTATGCACCAAATCTGTTTTGGAAGAAAGGGAGGCAAAAACTTCACCCGGTTCATTTGATAGCTTAGACGCATAGGATAAATTTGTGTGAAGGGACCCCCCTCAACTATATCTATCGAGTTTGCTCTAATCTGCCCCGAGTATGCTCTCCCGTCCACCATAAAACGACAGTAGCGTATAGGTGGTGTCTGTTTTTTTGCCAAGATGTGTGCCCCACTTTCCGGCTAAAGTTTTTTGTATCAGAAGTTGCACTCCTGGAAAAGAATGATTATCTAA
The window above is part of the Synergistaceae bacterium genome. Proteins encoded here:
- a CDS encoding fumarylacetoacetate hydrolase family protein; the encoded protein is MAKKQTPPIRYCRFMVDGRAYSGQIRANSIDIVEGGPFTQIYPMRLSYQMNRVKFLPPFLPKQIWCIGYNYKEHAEELKSEQPAEPTVFMKATTAIIGSGDFIRIPNWAGEIQYEGELAVVIGKPGRNISEDDALDHVLGYTIMNDVTARDIQKSDAQWTRAKSFDTFAPFGPAILFAKELPDDTVLETRVNGIVKQSTTLSQMIFPIKTLISYISRFATLEQGAVISTGTPSGIGAIKVGDIVEIEIDGIGILKNVCGE